The sequence below is a genomic window from Cicer arietinum cultivar CDC Frontier isolate Library 1 chromosome 6, Cicar.CDCFrontier_v2.0, whole genome shotgun sequence.
AACAGCTTCACTTAGAGATTTGATCTCTAGAAATTTTCTATCTTCATCCATGTTAAATAGGCCTTTAGAATTATCATCTTTTTCTTTGGGACGATTTCCGATCTCCCAGAGCTCTGAATTTACAAGGAGGTAtgattttttatcaatcttttGTTGCAATTCTTCTGCAGCCTCGTGTACTTCATACAACAAATCTCCCCTTCCCAGTTTCTCCATCTTCTTGACTTTGTTTCCGAGTTCGCGCAACACTTTTGCTCCTTCGGAACCTACTCTCTTAAGCTCGTTGCGGAAAACTTGTCTCTTCTCAGCTGGGGCCTATACATCCAAACAAAGTTTAGTACTTCCATGATTGTTTTATGAATAGGAACAAAACactatataaaagaaaaaagtgaaTTCAAAAGACTAGTGTCTCATCATATGGAAAATAAAACAGTTTTACAGAAAAAATTTCACATAATGAAAAGTATACCTGTATTTCAGAAAGTATGCATCCATGCATGGCCATGACCATAAATGCACAATGCCTTAGAGCTCCACTTACTTTCACATAATTCTTCCATGGATATTTAAGCATTTTGTAGTGACCATGAGGTGGCTCCCACACAGCAAATCCCATCTGCATTAATCACTAGCATGTAACAATGAGTCAAAAggatgataaataaatattcatgAAACAAACAGAGAACTAAAATAGACAATACCAAAGAGTCCTCGTTACTTGTAGATTCAACAGCTGATCTATAGCCACTGTAAACTGGATCATCAGCAGCTTGGTAAGTAAGAATTTTGGATGGCACCTTCTTGTACTCAACACAATTTAGGTAATGATTGACAACCCCTGAAAATAAGTTACACAAAGTTGTTCAATTCAACTCAAGAAACAGAACTGACTTAAGGGTAAGACTATTAAACCCTGAACAAAAACTTATTTGtcattagttttgttttttataaacaaaaagacCACATATATTAAAACTTGTTTTAGACCTCTCTTACTATTGAAAATTATTGGATCAACCCCTGCTCCATTACCTAAAGTTTAGTAGTTTAAGGTATTTGCAAGTAGATTGAGAAATCGCttaattgatatatattgtACTGAAATGTTCTTATTTATATTCATTCTTACAAAATCTCCTATTTATGCATCTAATCTACTCCCAGTACCTATCTTGGGGGTATAGTGTTAGAAGGAAAAAAGTCaattatattttggatttttaaaacaccaaatattttcaaacaaaatgcTTAAATCCAAAGTTTACAAATTGAAAGAATAGTGACTAGTTAAATACAAGAGGCTCACACCAGTTGGAGAGTAAGGAGGGTAaatgtattttcaaattttgaaaacatGACCTCTAGATCACAAGACATCAACCTTACCGTTGCGCCAAAGCTTGCCTTCACACGGTAGTATTATTAATggaaaattaagagaaaaaGTGAGGTTCAGTTCTTTATGCGTTTATTATATGGCTCTTAACTaaaaatacatcttttatagttataataaattttgagaaaattatGAAGTTGAAGAAATCATTGTATGTTAAACTAAGAACCATACAAAAAAGCATACAAGGAAATACACCTAAATTTAGTCCGAAAAATAAATGTGATGATGAGGAAAATGTTATACAATACCTTCCAAAGATGTTGCAACACCCAAGAAATTTTTGATGACAAGATTATGCAGATCTTCACCAGCCCAAATAGGATATATACAGATATTAACTCCCAAAGATATAGCAGCACCAAGTGCAATGTTAAAAAATCTACTTATAGCTGTGTCAATAAATTCACCCGTATGGTAACCAGATACTGTGATGTAGCAATAAGTGATCAAGAAGACACGGAAACCATATTCATAAGGCTTCATAGTTGGGTATAGTTTTGCATAGGTGATACAAAATCCAACAATGAAAGTACTAATAGCAATTATAACTTCTTCCCATTCTCCAGCCAATGCTGATAACTCTCCCATTCCTACAGCAAGTCCTCCAGCTGATAAAGTTCCTAATCCTCTGTTAAACCCCTTGCTTAAAGTTGCCCCTGAAGAAAtttcattgtatttttatttgtaacaataaaaaaatgaagaaaaaaaattatttattttacctatACTGAATTCAAAGACGACGACAACGGTAAGAATAGCCCAAACAGAATTACGACTCATATCTTTGAAGGGTTCTTTGAGAAAAATCAAAAGTGATATAAGAGTCAAAGCAAGACCCATTTTTGCAGCGAATATAATTTTCCTTGGATCAGAACGACCCATTTCCCATGCCTTGTTAGCAACAAGCTTCACACTTATCCAAAACTTCAACATCTTCGATTGCTCTTCTTGTTCTTGTTGCAAACCAATTCCTATCTGTGAATAACCATCACCTTTCATGGATAGAAGTTTCTCTTTTTTATCAGCTAAACTCTGAATGAATGACCCTGATTTCACCAACTTTGGAGCCATTGAGTTTTTTTGGTGTTTGAATGATATAGTAGAATGGTAGTTAGTTATtatatgatgaagaatttgatGTGAGAAGAGTGTAGAGAGATACTAGTAATTAGTTGAGAggataataaatatatagaagaggttgaataataatatatatatgatggATGGTGATATGATATGGCGTTGCATCcgcaaaaaaagaaaaaaatagtttgtTTGTTATACATATGATAATGTTATGTTTGTTTTCTTACGGAACCAAAAACAGAGCAGACAGGGTTAAACACGTGATATATCATATCACAATGATAAAAAACCACAACCATATTCGCAATTTCGCACCgctatctattttatttctttattaaaataaaatagataaatttcaagttatcttttgaaaattatagataaataaattaccCACAATTAACTCAAATCAATCACGTGTTACcacatattttttgtttaaacaaTAGCTAAactcatatattttaaatgtgaaaaggtataataatttaagtttttttatttatttataaaatataatttttttttttatgattgaaaACATTAGGTAAGGGAGACATATCATATGCAAGATTAGATAAAATaaccaattattttaaaatttacaacgAATTTACCTATCATTTACTAATTGCATAATACCAaacttaaattcaaaatataatggAAAAGTTCAATTATATGCgtcaaataaaattagtaaaatgtaatctttttagttatatttatttttttattaaaatattactataatataatagcaaaaaatatatttcgttcatctcacaattagtattatttaagattcttatatatttattaagaaatataataattaaaaaaaagatatatatatatatatatataatttatttaataaattactcattttaactattaataaattttttaattttatcaatgtaaattataataatattttataaattatacatataataattattgaagagtaatataaaaaaaactattaaaactgtatttaaatttaaaaataacatttattttaagacaatttttttattaaattaaaatgacacTTATGAGACAAATAGAATAGTATCTTAAATCGACAGTTCTGTCACATGCATGGCACGAGTACctacattaattttatatttttataactacCAATTAATTTGTACAAAACTGTTACCATAacatatatcatattatatttatggtaaattgtacaattttttaaaaagaaaaatctaactcaaaatgacaattgacaaaattattaaatttaatattatgtttatGTTTTAGGATTGAACTCAATAGCTCGCATAATTTTTATGGTAAAGAGTACATgtataattaaagaaatatatatgttattacaCCGTACTAGCATAGTCAACGCTcttaattattatattcaataaaaaatataatttcttttaggtaaaaaacaaaatgttttTGTGATTAtagacaatatatatatatacaagtaGAATTCTTTTAACTTTAGAAATAATTATGTGATAGTTattctatttaataatttaatataaatgattCATTTCATTAATTcaactttcaaatttttattgagtggatcaattttataaatttttataaattttaaaaattatttaatacatcattacataaatataaattaatgtataataaatttttaaaaaatataaaataaaatatcgaTTGTTACATTACATAGGTACATAagtacaaatattatatttatataatttttccaagcttaattattaatataatacgTTAATAATCaatagttaaattaataaaatcaattatttatattaaattataaaataaaataattaatcacaaaattactcgttaatttaatatatctcacatatacaaaataaaatttaaagtatatAAACGTAATTAGTACATCAAACAATAATATCATCAGCACTAGTGTAAATATATACACAGAAAAAAGAGCACATCAATTATCAAACCACCATAATGATTGTTTAAGTATTAATCACCGgtcaaaatataaatgattaaaattataatagaaaATTGTGTGATTCTTTTAAGTAATTGTGTGTCACtcgataatttttaattatgatcaTATGTATAGTTTTAATTAGTCGCCTCACTCCATCATATTAGTACtcctcatttaaaatattttcatatcgTTGTATGTATGTAAAAATATCaaactatattaatataatGTTACACAAATGTTATACTATTCAATAAAGTtttaattaatacaaattttatcattggattgaaattttatatcatatatatcatatatataaaattttataaaaaaaacttaaatcatttgaaatattattaaaatactttaaaattaatgtattttatattttatcaaatattattaatcttGATAATTCTTAATAAtctatcaaataattttatatttatataaattttatataaattgtcTAAGTGATATAAACTTTAAATCTAACaatgaactttattttgattttgatgtaTCATTGCATCCTTGTAATCATTTTCCCTCTCCATCCACCTcttctctcaattttttttttatcaaaattctcTAAACAGTAAAGTTTTATCCACAGATAACTATAAACCATTTACTCAcattaaattttcattaataaataaataaatctgatttttttaatataagtgTTAGAACTTTAGAAGTACAcgttaaaaaattgtaaattgtaTCTCGATTGAATGtgtaattcaaaacaaaaatacaatatttttcatttagatATATACTTGTGAAatcatatatgatttttttaaaacataagtaaAGGTTGCTAATCAGGTGGAGTTTATTCATAGCTCTACATGTCTTCATAAGAGTATGGATAAGCAATTGCACGT
It includes:
- the LOC101507040 gene encoding aluminum-activated malate transporter 9 — encoded protein: MAPKLVKSGSFIQSLADKKEKLLSMKGDGYSQIGIGLQQEQEEQSKMLKFWISVKLVANKAWEMGRSDPRKIIFAAKMGLALTLISLLIFLKEPFKDMSRNSVWAILTVVVVFEFSIGATLSKGFNRGLGTLSAGGLAVGMGELSALAGEWEEVIIAISTFIVGFCITYAKLYPTMKPYEYGFRVFLITYCYITVSGYHTGEFIDTAISRFFNIALGAAISLGVNICIYPIWAGEDLHNLVIKNFLGVATSLEGVVNHYLNCVEYKKVPSKILTYQAADDPVYSGYRSAVESTSNEDSLMGFAVWEPPHGHYKMLKYPWKNYVKVSGALRHCAFMVMAMHGCILSEIQAPAEKRQVFRNELKRVGSEGAKVLRELGNKVKKMEKLGRGDLLYEVHEAAEELQQKIDKKSYLLVNSELWEIGNRPKEKDDNSKGLFNMDEDRKFLEIKSLSEAVLDLRSIEVQKSWDGNTTNSNNSTVPVSENLFMKQMSWPAHVYNKADTAAKKEESKTYETASSLSLTTFTSLLIEFVARLQNLVDSFEELGEKANFMDPLEQQGVVTSGGFWTRLFNCFKS